The Betta splendens chromosome 4, fBetSpl5.4, whole genome shotgun sequence genome contains a region encoding:
- the nrd1b gene encoding nardilysin b isoform X3 — MPQTNKSVSGGSGPGQGSADQGQPPPASVDVKDQAAAGDGGGGVSSEDMGDTEIIKSPSDPKTYRCIELSNGLRVLLISDFSGIGGKGETEDGDDDQEREDEEDGDSGEGSEEDEDENDEEEQDSDFDELDEENASKKKKGCSEKQAAAALCISVGSFSDPDDLPGLAHFLEHMVFMGSEKYPAENGFDAFLKKHGGSDNASTDCERTIFQFDVQRKYFREALDRWAQFFICPLMIEDAIDREVEAVDSDSLHYICLCLTSAEYQLARPSDSHRKEMLFGSLAKPGHPMSKFCWGNAQTLKHEPKEKQVNTYERLRDFWRRYYSAHYMTLAVQSKETLDTLEQWVREIFISVPNNGEPRPDFSHLQQPFDTPAFNRLYRVVPVRKVHALTISWAVPPQGKHYRVKPLHYISWLIGHEGTGSILSLLRKKCWALALFGGNSETGFDQNTTYSIFSVSITLTDQGYQNVYQVAHLVFQYMKMIQTLGPQQRIYEEIQKIEANEFHYQEQTDPIEFVENICENMQLFPKQDFLSGDQLMFEYDPEVISAALSLLTPDRANLLLLSPENEGRCPLREKWFGTCYSQEDIPDEWAQRWAGDELNSELHLPAENKFIATDFTLKTSDCPDTEFPVRIVNSERGCLWYKKDNKFKIPKAYIRFNLISPMIQKSPENLVLFDLFVNILAHNLAEPAYEADVAQLEYKLVAGEHGLMIRLKGFNHKLPLLLKLIVDHLTDFSAEPSVFTMFLEQLKKTYFNILIKPDRLGKDVRLLILEHCRWSVVQKYQAAMKGVTVDDLMTVVAGLKAELFVEGLVQGNFTSAESKEFLQSFINKLRFQPLSAEVPVLFQVVELPQKHHLCKVKSLNKGDANSEVTVYYQSGLKNLREHALMELMVMHMEEPCFDFLRTKETLGYRFFPGSALYFSGSDFWACVGWIS, encoded by the exons ATGCCTCAGACCAACAAGTCAGTAAGTGGTGGCTCTGGGCCAGGACAGGGATCTGCAGACCAGGGCCAGCCACCACCAGCATCAGTGGATGTTAAGGACCAGGCCGCTGCTGGAGATGGAGGCGGAGGAGTCAGTTCTGAAGATATGGGAGACACTGAGATCATCAAATCACCCAGTGACCCAAAGACATATAG GTGCATTGAGCTAAGCAACGGCCTTCGGGTGCTCCTCATCTCTGACTTCAGTGGCATTGGTGGAAAAGGAGAGACTGAAGATGGAGACGACGATCAGGAAAGAGAAGACGAAGAAGACGGGGATTCTGGAGAAGggtcagaggaggatgaggacgagaatgacgaggaagagcaggacagcGACTTTGATGAACTGGATGAAGAGAATGCatcgaagaagaagaagggatgTTCTGAGAAGCAG gcagctgctgctctgtgcatcAGCGTGGGGAGCTTCAGTGACCCGGACGACCTCCCTGGCCTCGCCCACTTCCTGGAGCACA TGGTGTTCATGGGCAGCGAGAAATACCCAGCAGAGAACGGCTTTGACGCTTTCTTGAAGAAGCACGGCGGCAGTGACAACGCCTCCACCGACTGTGAAAGAACCATCTTCCAGTTTGACGTGCAGAGAAAGTACTTTAGAGAGGCGCTTGACag ATGGGCTCAGTTCTTCATCTGTCCTCTGATGATCGAGGACGCCATCgacagagaggtggaggctgtggacagTG ATTCTCTCCACTACATCTGTCTGTGCCTCACTTCAGCCG AGTACCAGTTAGCGAGGCCGTCTGACTCGCACCGTAAGGAGATGCTGTTTGGAAGCCTGGCTAAACCTGGACATCCGATGAGCAAGTTCTGCTGGG GCAACGCTCAGACATTAAAACATGAGCCCAAAGAGAAGCAGGTCAACACTTATGAGCGACTCAGGGACTTCTGGAGGAGATACTACTCTGCTCATTACATGACCCTGGCAGTCCAGTCCAAAG AGACTCTGGACACTCTGGagcagtgggtgagagagatTTTCATCAGTGTTCCCAACAA CGGCGAACCTCGACCTGACTTCTCTCACCTACAGCAGCCATTTGACACGCCGGCCTTCAACAGACTCTACAGAG TGGTTCCTGTGAGGAAGGTCCATGCTCTGACCATCAGCTGGGCCGTGCCTCCACAGGGAAAACACTACAG gGTGAAGCCTCTTCACTACATCTCCTGGCTCATCGGACACGAAGGAACCGGCAGCATCCTGTCTCTGCTCAGGAAGAA GTGCTGGGCTCTGGCTTTGTTTGGGGGAAACAGTGAAACTGGATTTGACCAGAACACCACCTACTCCATATTCTCTGTCTCAATTACCCTCACCGACCAGGGCTATCAGAACGTCTACcag GTGGCCCATTTGGTGTTCCAGTACATGAAGATGATCCAGACCCTCGGCCCTCAGCAGAG gATCTATGAGGAAATTCAGAAGATAGAAGCCAATGAGTTCCACTATCAGGAGCAG ACGGATCCCATCGAGTTTGTAGAGAACATCTGTGAGAACATGCAGCTGTTTCCCAAACAGGACTTTCTGAGCGGAGACCAACTCATGTTTGAGTACGATCCAGAG gtgatCAGTGCAGCTCTGTCCCTGCTGACCCCTGACAGAGCAAACCTACTGCTGCTGTCTCCAGAAAACGAAGGCCGCTGTCCCCTCAGAGAGAAATGGTTCGGCACCTGCTACAGCCAGGAGG ATATCCCAGACGAGTGGGCTCAGCGCTGGGCAGGAGACGAACTCAACTCTGAGCTCCACCTTCCTGCTGAGAACAAATTCATTG CAACGGACTTCACGCTGAAAACATCGGACTGTCCAGACACTGAGTTTCCCGTCAGGATAGTGAACAGCGAGCGAGGCTGCCTGTGGTACAAGAAGGACAACAAGTTCAAGATCCCCAAAG CCTATATCCGTTTCAACCTGATTTCCCCCATGATTCAGAAGAGTCCAGAGAA TCTGGTTCTGTTCGACCTGTTTGTGAACATCTTGGCTCACAACCTGGCAGAACCGGCCTATGAGGCTGATGTGGCTCAGCTGGAGTACAAACTGGTGGCCGGGGAACACGGACTGATGATCCGCTTAAAGGGCTTCAACCACAAGCTGCCG ctgctgctgaagctgatcGTGGACCATCTGACAGACTTCAGCGCTGAGCCGAGCGTCTTCACTATGTTCTTAGAGCAGCTAAAGAAAACCTACTTCAACATCCTCATCAAACCGGACCGACTGGGAAA GGACGTCCGCCTACTGATCCTGGAGCACTGCCGTTGGTCGGTCGTTCAGAAGTATCAGGCCGCCATGAAAGGTGTGACCGTAGACGACCTCATGACGGTTGTCGCTGGGCTGAAAGCGGAGCTGTTCGTCGAGGGGCTGGTTCAGGGAAACTTCACCAGCGCG GAGTCCAAGGAGTTTCTGCAGAGCTTCATCAA TAAGCTGCGCTTCCAGCCTCTGTCTGCAGAGGTCCCCGTGCTGTTCCAGGTGGTGGAGCTGCCTCAGAAGCATCATCTCTGCAAAGTCAAGTCTCTAAACAAGGGAGACGCCAACTCAGAGGTGACGGTCTACTACCAG TCAGGGCTGAAGAACCTCAGAGAACACGcgctgatggagctgatggtG ATGCACATGGAGGAGCCCTGCTTCGACTTCCTTCGGACAAAAGAGACTCTGGG TTACAGATTTTTTCCAGGTTCAGCTCTCTATTTTTCAGGTTCGGACTTTTGGGCCTGCGTGGGGTGGATATCCTGA